One Aneurinibacillus migulanus genomic region harbors:
- a CDS encoding XkdW family protein has translation MIIINEKPLSQIEKERAEEKAPLVKMGQELAQLKIENMQKDTIIQTLGQELAKVKIELMQLKGGE, from the coding sequence TTGATCATCATCAATGAAAAACCACTATCACAAATCGAAAAAGAGCGAGCAGAAGAAAAAGCACCGTTAGTTAAGATGGGACAGGAGTTGGCGCAATTAAAAATTGAAAACATGCAGAAAGATACGATCATTCAAACACTTGGACAGGAACTAGCTAAAGTCAAGATAGAGCTTATGCAGTTGAAAGGAGGTGAGTAA
- a CDS encoding XkdX family protein, which yields MAFWILAYNMKWVTKDQLRLAVKTEKNPFGEITPEEFKIITGEDFIITV from the coding sequence ATGGCATTCTGGATTTTAGCATATAACATGAAATGGGTAACAAAAGATCAACTTCGTCTTGCAGTAAAAACAGAGAAGAATCCATTTGGCGAGATTACGCCAGAGGAATTCAAAATAATCACAGGTGAGGATTTCATAATCACCGTATAA